One window from the genome of Candidatus Hinthialibacter antarcticus encodes:
- a CDS encoding ThuA domain-containing protein encodes MKRILSIALAAAFVCAFGFSVPAQDGPINVLFLTSSAGFEHAVIKRENGDLGFVEKLMVKLGAEEGIRVLPTKDGGLISKETLPLFDVVMLYTTGDITKAGNDGSIPTSEAGRQALIEWVAAGGALVGTHTASDTFHGWKPYLEMIGGQFMTHGKQQDGVLTVKKHPITSHLPEKWKLFEEWYCYKNLQEDFTPIMLLDGSQMDEDYYKEAGLYPHGWVEDFGKGRVFHSALGHRQDVWENPDFQKMIIKAIKWTAKK; translated from the coding sequence ATGAAACGCATCTTGAGTATCGCGCTTGCTGCTGCATTTGTTTGTGCATTTGGGTTTAGCGTCCCCGCGCAAGACGGGCCAATCAACGTCTTGTTTTTAACCAGCTCAGCAGGGTTTGAGCACGCTGTCATTAAACGGGAAAACGGCGACCTTGGTTTTGTTGAAAAACTCATGGTCAAACTGGGGGCGGAAGAAGGCATCCGCGTTCTCCCCACCAAAGACGGCGGACTCATCAGCAAAGAGACCTTGCCGCTGTTTGACGTGGTCATGCTTTATACCACGGGCGACATTACCAAAGCCGGAAACGACGGCAGCATCCCCACTTCCGAAGCGGGACGCCAAGCCTTAATCGAATGGGTCGCGGCAGGCGGCGCTTTGGTTGGAACGCACACCGCGTCAGATACATTCCACGGCTGGAAGCCCTACCTGGAAATGATCGGCGGGCAATTCATGACGCACGGCAAACAACAAGACGGCGTATTGACCGTCAAAAAACACCCCATCACCTCTCATTTGCCTGAAAAATGGAAACTGTTTGAAGAATGGTATTGCTACAAAAACCTGCAAGAAGATTTTACGCCCATCATGTTGCTCGACGGTTCGCAGATGGATGAAGACTACTACAAAGAAGCGGGTCTGTACCCTCATGGCTGGGTGGAAGATTTTGGCAAAGGCCGCGTGTTCCATTCGGCGTTAGGCCACCGTCAGGATGTTTGGGAGAATCCCGATTTCCAAAAAATGATTATTAAAGCGATTAAATGGACAGCGAAGAAATAG
- a CDS encoding BON domain-containing protein, producing the protein MNKSLLTMWALAGLVCLATMGCASGGKLADADIATSIKGQLEAPSGPEGPFAIDIFVTKSEVTLDGKVDSDASKQQAMGIAQSTEGVKGVKSFLIIP; encoded by the coding sequence ATGAATAAAAGCCTTCTTACAATGTGGGCGTTGGCAGGCCTCGTATGCCTGGCGACGATGGGTTGTGCAAGCGGCGGTAAATTAGCGGATGCGGATATCGCCACTAGCATTAAAGGACAACTCGAAGCTCCGTCTGGACCTGAGGGACCGTTTGCCATTGATATTTTCGTAACCAAGAGCGAAGTCACGCTTGACGGTAAAGTGGACAGCGATGCCTCCAAGCAACAAGCGATGGGAATTGCGCAGTCGACGGAAGGCGTCAAAGGCGTTAAGAGCTTTTTGATTATTCCATGA
- a CDS encoding DegT/DnrJ/EryC1/StrS family aminotransferase, with product MNLTPAILGGRCAASPALPFARPLLPSYDDVAGQYRSIFSSGMVTTGPYAEQFAEAVADRLGVKYAVCVSSCTSGLMLAYQALSLPKEATVLVPSFTFMASGLASLWNHHHLKFIDIDPKTLNLDPKNLEESITDDCELVIGVHQFGAPAPIEEIQTIAEKHSLQVLYDSAHGLGSLHHGKPLGGNGRAEIFSLSPTKLVVAGEGGVVATNDEEIAYHLRIGRNYGNPGDYDCLFPGMNARMSEFHAILGLHSLKMLEGAVHTRNKIVGYYRERLGALPGVAFQQIAEYDRSSYKDFTLILEPGEFGLNAQQLAKALDAEGIGSRMYYAPVLHQMKVYQQFVDFDPAERLPNTVYLATRAISPPLYSDMREQEAAVVCEAIERIQTNAKAVLARLTA from the coding sequence ATGAATTTGACTCCTGCGATCTTAGGAGGCCGCTGCGCCGCCTCACCAGCATTACCCTTTGCTCGACCTTTGCTTCCTTCTTATGACGATGTTGCTGGACAATATCGGTCAATTTTTTCCAGCGGCATGGTGACCACCGGCCCCTATGCGGAGCAATTCGCCGAAGCCGTTGCTGATCGTCTTGGCGTTAAGTACGCCGTGTGCGTCTCGAGTTGCACGTCGGGGTTAATGCTTGCCTATCAAGCGCTGAGTCTCCCCAAAGAAGCGACGGTACTTGTTCCCAGTTTTACGTTTATGGCCTCTGGCTTAGCATCGCTTTGGAACCATCATCATTTAAAGTTTATCGACATAGACCCTAAAACCCTTAATCTAGATCCAAAAAATCTTGAAGAATCAATCACAGATGATTGTGAACTCGTGATTGGAGTCCATCAATTTGGCGCACCGGCTCCAATTGAAGAAATCCAAACCATTGCTGAAAAACATAGTCTTCAGGTCTTATATGATTCTGCGCATGGTCTGGGTTCTCTGCATCATGGTAAGCCGCTGGGCGGCAATGGCCGCGCGGAAATTTTTAGCCTTTCGCCCACCAAACTGGTTGTTGCGGGAGAAGGCGGCGTCGTCGCGACGAATGACGAAGAGATTGCCTATCATTTACGCATAGGCCGAAATTACGGCAACCCGGGCGACTATGATTGCTTGTTTCCTGGGATGAATGCCCGGATGAGCGAATTTCACGCGATCTTAGGGTTGCATTCACTCAAAATGCTTGAGGGCGCGGTTCATACGAGAAACAAGATCGTTGGGTATTATCGTGAGCGGTTGGGCGCATTGCCAGGCGTGGCGTTCCAGCAAATTGCAGAATATGACCGTTCATCGTATAAAGATTTCACTTTGATTCTTGAACCCGGTGAATTTGGTTTGAACGCCCAACAACTCGCCAAGGCTCTCGACGCAGAGGGAATCGGCTCGCGTATGTACTACGCTCCGGTATTGCACCAGATGAAAGTTTATCAACAATTCGTCGACTTTGATCCAGCCGAGCGGTTGCCTAACACGGTCTATTTAGCCACGCGGGCGATCTCGCCGCCGCTGTACTCAGATATGCGCGAACAAGAGGCCGCCGTCGTTTGTGAGGCGATTGAACGCATTCAAACGAACGCAAAAGCCGTTTTAGCGCGATTAACTGCGTAA